A window from Fragaria vesca subsp. vesca linkage group LG5, FraVesHawaii_1.0, whole genome shotgun sequence encodes these proteins:
- the LOC101307021 gene encoding uncharacterized protein LOC101307021, producing the protein MDKTWMLADRRSLRFEIGFENFLKVASDNAKDPNNIPCPCLKCCNNGFGSIQFIKDHVFFNGIMENYDRWKWHGECSYAARHGLSEGSETVEMNPDLGIEVDDVGNEDEELSTDSNEFMQFVEDGDKPLYPGCTKATKMNGLIETFNLKARYGLSDSCYSDILILFGTLLPDGNELPGSVKEVKKFLSTLGMEYEKTDACLNDCILYRGLHVAAQRCPTCTASRWKLAKDKSERVGVSVKTLWYFPPIPRFRRMFQSTFSAKQLTWHAKGRKKDGMMRHPADSPMWKMIDTKWPDFGIEPRNLRLALSSDGFNPFGAANSKYSCWPVILVTYNLPPWLCMKRKYMMLTLLISGPKQPGNDIDVYLQMN; encoded by the coding sequence ATGGATAAAACATGGATGCTGGCAGACAGGAGGTCACTAAGGTTTGAGATAGGATTTGAAAATTTTCTTAAGGTCGCATCGGATAATGCTAAGGACCCTAATAATATACCTTGCCCTTGCTTAAAGTGTTGCAACAATGGATTTGGTTCTATACAGTTCATTAAGGATCATGTCTTTTTTAATGGTATAATGGAAAACTATGACCGTTGGAAGTGGCACGGAGAATGTTCTTATGCCGCCAGACATGGTTTGAGTGAGGGTTCTGAAACAGTAGAAATGAATCCAGATTTAGGGATAGAAGTAGATGATGTGGGTAATGAAGATGAAGAGCTTTCGACAGACTCGAATGAGTTTATGCAGTTTGTAGAGGATGGAGATAAGCCTCTATATCCTGGTTGTACCAAAGCAACCAAGATGAATGGTTTGATAGAAACCTTTAATCTTAAAGCAAGGTACGGACTGTCTGATTCATGCTATTCAGACATTTTAATATTGTTTGGAACTCTGCTTCCCGATGGGAATGAATTACCTGGGTCTGTTAAAGAGGTCAAAAAATTTTTGTCCACATTAGGGATGGAATATGAGAAGACTGATGCTTGTCTAAATGACTGCATCTTGTATAGAGGCTTGCATGTTGCTGCTCAAAGATGTCCAACTTGTACTGCATCAAGGTGGAAACTAGCAAAGGACAAGTCTGAGAGAGTTGGGGTGTCTGTAAAGACATTGTGGTATTTTCCACCAATCCCAAGGTTTCGAAGGATGTTCCAATCGACATTTTCTGCTAAGCAACTGACTTGGCATGCGAAGGGCAGAAAGAAGGACGGAATGATGAGACATCCAGCGGATTCTCCAATGTGGAAAATGATAGACACTAAATGGCCAGATTTTGGTATAGAACCTAGGAACCTTAGACTTGCATTGTCCTCAGATGGGTTTAACCCATTTGGTGCAGCAAACAGTAAGTACTCTTGTTGGCCGGTGATTTTGGTCACCTATAACCTTCCTCCATGGTTATGCATGAAGAGGAAGTACATGATGTTAACTTTGTTAATTTCAGGACCTAAGCAGCCTGGAAATGACATTGATGTCTATCTGCAAATGAACTGA